Proteins from a genomic interval of Ralstonia wenshanensis:
- the pyk gene encoding pyruvate kinase translates to MRRFRNTKILATLGPASSDKDTIRALFDAGADVFRLNFSHGSHEDHRKRYDTVRAVEAETGRPIGILADMQGPKLRIGTFADGRVVLKNGDRFVLDRDPTPGDVTRVHLPHPELYAAAAPGQSLLLDDGKIRLAVEAADPTAIVTRVVDGGPLSDRKGVNVPDAVIPIPALTEKDLRDLDFALSLGVDWIALSFVQRAEDVIAAREIIGDRAGLLSKIEKPAALLHLEDIVQASDALMVARGDLGVELPPERVPGVQKRILRMARHHGKPVVVATQMLESMIEAPVPTRAEASDVASAVYDGTDAVMLSAESASGKHPVAAVSIMNRIIAETERDPLYRNLIDAQHQPPLPTRQDAICAALRDVTHILGAVATVTYTSSGKTSLRAARERPLAPIVSITPRLDTARRLAITWGVHSTVSPDVSNVDEMVDAACRAAAREGFAVSGDQIAITAGMPFGQAGSTNLLRLAEIWPQTLVTAQTQDAALQPEPATV, encoded by the coding sequence ATGCGCCGCTTCCGCAACACCAAAATCCTCGCCACCCTAGGCCCCGCCAGCAGCGACAAAGACACCATCCGCGCCCTCTTCGACGCCGGCGCGGACGTCTTCCGCCTGAACTTCAGCCACGGCTCGCACGAAGACCACCGCAAGCGCTACGACACCGTGCGCGCGGTGGAGGCCGAGACCGGCCGCCCGATCGGCATCCTCGCTGACATGCAAGGCCCGAAGCTGCGCATCGGCACGTTTGCCGACGGCCGTGTCGTGCTCAAGAACGGCGATCGCTTTGTGCTCGACCGCGATCCGACGCCGGGGGATGTCACGCGTGTGCATCTGCCGCATCCGGAGCTGTACGCGGCTGCCGCGCCGGGGCAATCGCTGTTGCTCGATGACGGCAAGATCCGCCTGGCCGTGGAAGCCGCCGACCCGACGGCCATCGTCACGCGCGTGGTCGATGGCGGCCCGCTGTCGGACCGCAAGGGCGTGAACGTGCCGGATGCCGTGATCCCCATCCCTGCGCTCACCGAGAAAGACCTGCGCGATCTGGACTTCGCGCTGTCGTTGGGCGTGGACTGGATTGCGCTGTCGTTCGTGCAGCGCGCCGAAGATGTGATCGCCGCACGCGAGATCATCGGCGACCGCGCCGGCCTGCTCTCCAAGATCGAGAAGCCCGCAGCGCTACTGCATCTGGAAGACATCGTGCAGGCGTCCGATGCGCTGATGGTGGCGCGCGGCGACTTGGGCGTGGAGCTGCCGCCCGAGCGCGTGCCCGGCGTGCAGAAGCGCATCCTGCGCATGGCGCGCCACCACGGCAAGCCGGTGGTCGTGGCCACGCAGATGCTGGAATCGATGATCGAGGCGCCGGTACCGACGCGCGCCGAAGCGTCGGACGTGGCCAGCGCCGTGTACGACGGCACCGATGCCGTGATGCTGTCGGCCGAGTCGGCCAGCGGCAAGCATCCGGTGGCGGCGGTCAGCATCATGAACCGCATCATTGCCGAGACGGAGCGCGACCCGCTGTACCGCAACCTGATCGACGCGCAGCATCAGCCGCCGCTGCCGACGCGCCAGGACGCCATCTGCGCGGCCCTGCGCGACGTGACGCACATCCTCGGCGCAGTGGCCACCGTCACGTATACGTCCAGCGGCAAGACGAGTCTGCGCGCCGCACGCGAGCGGCCGCTGGCGCCTATCGTGAGCATCACGCCGCGCCTGGATACGGCGCGCCGTCTGGCAATCACGTGGGGCGTGCACAGCACGGTCAGCCCCGATGTGAGCAACGTCGACGAGATGGTGGATGCGGCGTGCCGCGCCGCCGCGCGTGAAGGCTTTGCCGTGTCGGGCGACCAGATCGCCATCACGGCCGGCATGCCGTTCGGCCAGGCCGGTTCGACCAACCTGCTGCGCCTGGCGGAGATCTGGCCGCAGACGCTCGTGACTGCGCAGACGCAAGACGCTGCGCTGCAGCCCGAGCCGGCCACGGTCTGA
- the gcvT gene encoding glycine cleavage system aminomethyltransferase GcvT: MTLQHTPLNAIHRSLGARMVDFGGWDMPVNYGSQIEEHHAVRQDAGIFDVSHMCVVDLTGARVRDFLRGLLANNVDKLQTPGKALYSCMLNPKGGVIDDLIVYFFREDWFRLVVNAGTAPTDLEWIVAQNAAAGTDVTITPRRSDNNAGAEPLGILAVQGPNARAKTYAALPGTQAVGDALKPFNAGFVTVENVGEIMLARTGYTGEDGFELVVPASQIAGVWERLLQAGVRPAGLGARDTLRLEAGMNLYGQDMDEHVSPLDAGLAWTVDLQSERDFTGKAALQAGGQREQFVGLILRDKGGVLRAHQKVITAAGDGEITSGTFSPSLSLSIALARLPKDVAIGTDVQVEIRDRKLTATVVKLPFVRNGKALVS; the protein is encoded by the coding sequence ATGACGCTCCAACACACGCCGCTCAATGCCATCCACCGCTCGCTGGGCGCCCGCATGGTCGACTTTGGCGGCTGGGACATGCCCGTCAACTACGGCTCCCAGATCGAAGAGCACCACGCCGTGCGCCAAGACGCCGGCATCTTCGACGTCTCGCACATGTGCGTGGTCGACCTCACCGGCGCGCGCGTGCGCGACTTCCTGCGTGGGCTGCTCGCCAACAACGTCGACAAGCTGCAGACGCCGGGCAAGGCGCTCTACAGCTGCATGCTCAACCCCAAGGGTGGCGTGATCGACGACCTGATCGTCTACTTCTTCCGCGAAGACTGGTTCCGCCTGGTGGTCAATGCCGGCACCGCGCCGACGGATTTGGAATGGATCGTCGCGCAGAACGCCGCCGCCGGCACCGACGTGACCATCACGCCGCGCCGCTCCGACAACAACGCGGGCGCCGAGCCGCTGGGCATCCTGGCCGTGCAGGGCCCGAACGCGCGTGCCAAGACCTACGCCGCGCTGCCCGGCACGCAGGCCGTGGGCGATGCGCTCAAGCCGTTCAACGCGGGCTTCGTCACCGTGGAAAACGTGGGCGAGATCATGTTGGCCCGCACCGGCTACACCGGTGAAGACGGTTTCGAACTCGTCGTCCCGGCCTCGCAGATCGCTGGCGTCTGGGAGCGCCTGCTGCAGGCCGGCGTGCGCCCGGCAGGCCTGGGCGCGCGCGACACGCTGCGCCTGGAAGCCGGCATGAACCTCTACGGCCAGGACATGGACGAGCACGTGTCGCCGCTCGACGCTGGCCTCGCCTGGACGGTCGACCTGCAAAGCGAACGCGACTTCACCGGCAAGGCCGCGCTGCAAGCCGGTGGCCAGCGCGAACAGTTCGTCGGCCTGATCCTGCGCGACAAGGGCGGCGTGCTGCGCGCCCACCAGAAGGTCATCACCGCTGCCGGTGACGGCGAGATCACCAGCGGCACGTTCAGCCCGAGCCTGTCGCTCTCCATCGCACTGGCGCGCCTGCCGAAGGACGTGGCCATCGGCACCGACGTGCAGGTCGAAATTCGCGACCGCAAGTTGACCGCGACTGTGGTTAAACTGCCGTTCGTGCGCAATGGCAAGGCGCTGGTCAGCTGA
- a CDS encoding UvrD-helicase domain-containing protein — MSSGLAHGLNAAQSEGVHYLDGPCLVLAGAGSGKTRVITQKIAHLILDKGFEPKHIAAVTFTNKAAKEMQERVAKLMDGKTREDGKRIPIKQLTVCTFHSLGVQILRAEAEHVGLKPRFSIMDSDDCFGMIQEQLATTDKQLIRRVQSTISLWKNGLVDPDTAIAEALANNNVDDHQAALVYRNYVATLHAYQAVDFDDLIRIPAELFARNEEVRLKWQNRLRYFLVDEYQDTNACQYQLLKLLAGGSHLRAPAFTAVGDDDQAIYGWRGATLDNLKLLQTDFPNLKVIKLEQNYRSTVRILNAANAVIAQNPKLFEKTLWSEHGMGDAINVTSANDEEHEAESVVFKLSAHKFERRAQFRDYAILYRGNFQARLFEQILRRERIPYVLSGGQSFFDKAEIKDLCAYLRLIANADDDPAFIRAITTPKRGVGNATLEVLGSFAGQAKVSLFEAAMMGGIEAQLAPRQLEPLRVFCEFIVRLSDRAAKEPAATLLDEMMEGIHYEAYLYDTYDERQAQNKWTNVLEFLDWLKRKGTKPEKDDDEVATGFDNADGLMDTGKNLLELTQTIALISMLEGKEEDPDAVRLSTLHASKGLEYPHVFLVGVEEGILPHCREDDDLTDEKIEEERRLMYVGITRAQRSLHISWCKKRKRARETVVCEPSRYIAEMKLGEDAGPTPEDTMPAMSPKDRLGALKGLLAAKKPVVS, encoded by the coding sequence ATGTCTTCCGGTCTCGCCCACGGGCTCAATGCTGCCCAATCCGAAGGTGTGCATTACCTCGACGGCCCCTGCCTGGTGCTTGCCGGGGCAGGCTCGGGCAAGACGCGCGTGATCACGCAGAAGATCGCGCACCTGATCCTGGACAAGGGCTTCGAGCCCAAGCACATCGCCGCCGTTACGTTTACCAACAAGGCGGCCAAGGAAATGCAGGAGCGTGTGGCCAAGCTGATGGACGGCAAGACACGCGAAGACGGCAAGCGCATTCCCATCAAGCAGTTGACGGTCTGTACCTTCCACTCGCTGGGCGTGCAGATCTTGCGGGCTGAGGCCGAGCATGTGGGCCTCAAGCCGCGTTTCTCGATCATGGATTCGGACGATTGCTTCGGGATGATCCAGGAGCAACTGGCGACGACCGACAAGCAGTTGATCCGCCGCGTGCAGAGCACGATCTCGCTGTGGAAGAACGGTCTCGTCGACCCGGACACCGCGATTGCCGAGGCGCTCGCCAACAACAACGTCGATGACCACCAGGCGGCGCTCGTCTACCGCAATTACGTTGCGACGCTGCACGCGTATCAGGCGGTGGACTTTGACGACCTGATCCGCATTCCTGCCGAGCTGTTCGCCCGCAATGAAGAGGTGCGGCTGAAGTGGCAGAACCGCCTGCGCTACTTCCTCGTCGATGAATATCAGGACACCAACGCCTGCCAGTACCAGCTGCTGAAGCTGCTGGCGGGTGGTTCGCACCTGCGGGCGCCGGCCTTCACGGCGGTGGGCGACGACGATCAGGCCATCTACGGTTGGCGCGGCGCCACGCTCGACAACCTCAAGCTGCTGCAGACGGATTTCCCGAACCTGAAGGTCATCAAGCTGGAGCAGAACTACCGCTCCACGGTGCGCATCCTGAACGCGGCCAACGCCGTGATCGCGCAGAACCCGAAGCTGTTCGAGAAGACGCTGTGGAGCGAGCACGGCATGGGCGACGCCATCAACGTGACGAGCGCCAATGACGAAGAGCACGAAGCCGAGAGCGTGGTCTTCAAACTCTCTGCCCACAAGTTCGAGCGTCGCGCGCAGTTTCGCGATTACGCGATCCTGTATCGCGGCAACTTCCAGGCGCGCCTGTTCGAGCAGATCCTGCGCCGCGAGCGCATTCCGTATGTGCTCTCGGGCGGGCAGAGCTTTTTTGACAAGGCGGAGATCAAGGACCTGTGCGCCTACCTGCGGCTGATTGCCAATGCGGATGATGATCCTGCGTTCATTCGCGCCATCACCACGCCCAAGCGCGGCGTGGGCAATGCGACGCTGGAAGTGCTGGGTTCGTTCGCGGGGCAGGCCAAGGTGTCGCTGTTCGAGGCGGCGATGATGGGCGGTATCGAAGCGCAACTCGCGCCGCGCCAGTTGGAGCCGCTGCGGGTGTTCTGCGAATTCATCGTGCGCTTGTCCGACCGCGCTGCGAAGGAGCCGGCCGCCACGCTGCTCGACGAGATGATGGAAGGCATCCACTACGAGGCCTACCTGTACGACACCTACGACGAGCGCCAGGCGCAGAACAAGTGGACCAACGTGCTGGAGTTCCTCGACTGGCTCAAGCGCAAGGGCACCAAGCCCGAGAAGGACGATGACGAAGTGGCCACCGGTTTCGATAACGCCGATGGCCTGATGGACACTGGCAAGAACCTGCTGGAACTCACGCAGACCATCGCGCTGATCAGCATGCTCGAAGGCAAGGAAGAGGACCCGGATGCGGTGCGCCTGTCCACGCTGCATGCGAGCAAGGGGCTGGAGTATCCGCACGTGTTCCTGGTGGGCGTGGAGGAAGGCATCCTCCCGCATTGCCGCGAAGACGACGACCTGACCGACGAGAAGATCGAAGAAGAGCGGCGGCTGATGTATGTGGGCATTACGCGGGCACAGCGCAGCCTGCATATCAGCTGGTGCAAGAAGCGCAAGCGTGCGCGCGAGACGGTGGTGTGTGAGCCGTCGCGCTATATCGCCGAGATGAAGCTTGGCGAAGACGCGGGGCCGACGCCGGAGGACACGATGCCAGCGATGTCGCCGAAGGACCGGTTGGGGGCGTTGAAAGGGTTGCTGGCGGCTAAGAAGCCGGTGGTTTCGTGA
- the glxR gene encoding 2-hydroxy-3-oxopropionate reductase: MANNLNLGFIGLGIMGAPMAGHLRAAGHTLFVHDVNPAPAALVEAGVTVCTSAEEVAKRADIIFIMVPDTPHVEAVLFSEKGVAKALKDAGKDAAANKIVVDMSSISPIATKDFAARINKTGAQYLDAPVSGGEVGAKAASLTIMVGGEQAAFDRVAPLFNLMGKNITLVGGNGDGQTTKVANQIIVALNIQAVSEALLFASKAGADPAKVRQALMGGFAASRILEVHGERMVKRTFDPGFRIELHQKDLNLALQGAKVLGVALPNTATAQELFNTCAANGMGKQDHSALCRAIEIMSNHDIA; this comes from the coding sequence ATGGCAAACAATCTCAACCTCGGTTTCATCGGCCTCGGCATCATGGGCGCCCCCATGGCAGGCCACCTGCGCGCCGCCGGCCACACGCTGTTCGTGCACGACGTCAACCCGGCCCCGGCCGCGCTGGTGGAAGCCGGCGTGACGGTCTGCACGAGCGCCGAGGAAGTCGCCAAGCGCGCCGACATCATCTTCATCATGGTGCCGGACACCCCGCACGTTGAAGCCGTGCTGTTCAGCGAGAAGGGCGTCGCCAAGGCGCTGAAGGATGCCGGCAAGGACGCTGCTGCCAACAAGATCGTCGTCGACATGAGCTCGATCTCGCCGATCGCGACGAAGGACTTTGCAGCCCGCATCAACAAGACCGGCGCGCAATACCTGGACGCTCCGGTGTCGGGTGGCGAAGTGGGCGCGAAGGCCGCATCGCTGACGATCATGGTGGGCGGTGAGCAGGCTGCGTTCGATCGCGTGGCTCCGTTGTTCAACCTGATGGGCAAGAACATCACGCTGGTCGGCGGCAACGGCGACGGCCAAACCACCAAGGTGGCCAACCAGATCATCGTGGCGCTGAACATCCAGGCCGTGTCGGAAGCGCTGCTGTTCGCATCGAAGGCCGGCGCCGACCCCGCAAAGGTACGTCAGGCACTGATGGGCGGTTTCGCTGCCTCGCGCATTCTTGAGGTCCATGGCGAGCGCATGGTCAAGCGTACGTTCGATCCGGGCTTCCGCATCGAGCTGCACCAGAAGGATCTGAACTTGGCACTGCAAGGCGCGAAGGTTCTGGGCGTGGCGCTGCCGAACACCGCCACCGCACAGGAGCTGTTCAACACCTGCGCTGCCAACGGCATGGGCAAGCAAGACCACTCGGCGCTGTGCCGCGCGATCGAGATCATGTCGAATCACGACATCGCCTGA
- a CDS encoding glycerate kinase type-2 family protein encodes MHHDQSAQAALRAVLPNPSPRALLHGLFDTAVAAVSAAQCLPAFLPEPPRGRTIVIGAGKGAAAMAEAVEQHWKGELSGLVVTRYEHGRAPGTQGRIEVVEASHPVPDAAGQRAAQRMVGLLEGLTKDDLVLCLISGGGSALLAAPAEGLTLADKQSVNRALLKSGASIGEMNCVRKHLSSIKGGRLALACAPARVETLLISDIPGDDPTLIASGPTLPDATTCVDALAVIDKYGIDVPEAVRRHLETGAGETPKPGDARFEGHRSHVIATAQHALEAAAAQARALGYEAHILSDSIEGEARDVAEVHAGIVRQIVARNQPFTKPCVILSGGETTVTVRGNGRGGRNAEFLLALGVALDGLPGVYAIACDTDGIDGSEDNAGAMLTPDSLARAEALGLKPKQLLDNNDGYGFFDALGDLIVTGPTRTNVNDFRAVLITG; translated from the coding sequence ATGCACCACGACCAGTCTGCCCAGGCCGCCCTGCGCGCTGTCTTGCCCAATCCGTCGCCGCGCGCGTTGCTGCACGGCCTGTTTGATACCGCGGTGGCTGCGGTCAGCGCTGCGCAATGCCTGCCTGCATTCCTGCCCGAACCGCCGCGTGGCCGCACCATCGTCATCGGTGCGGGCAAGGGCGCAGCGGCGATGGCCGAGGCGGTGGAGCAGCACTGGAAGGGCGAGCTGTCTGGCCTGGTCGTCACGCGTTACGAGCACGGCCGCGCTCCCGGCACGCAAGGCCGCATTGAAGTGGTGGAAGCCTCGCACCCCGTGCCCGATGCCGCCGGCCAACGTGCCGCGCAACGCATGGTCGGCCTGCTCGAAGGTTTGACGAAAGACGACCTCGTCCTGTGCCTGATCTCGGGCGGTGGCTCGGCCCTGCTGGCTGCACCGGCCGAAGGCTTGACGCTGGCCGACAAGCAGTCCGTCAACCGTGCGCTGCTCAAAAGCGGCGCGAGCATCGGCGAGATGAACTGCGTGCGCAAGCACCTCTCATCGATCAAGGGCGGGCGACTGGCACTGGCGTGCGCACCGGCGCGCGTCGAGACGCTGCTGATCTCCGATATTCCCGGCGATGACCCGACGCTCATCGCCAGCGGCCCGACGCTGCCCGACGCGACCACCTGCGTGGATGCGCTGGCCGTGATCGACAAATACGGCATCGACGTGCCCGAAGCGGTGCGCCGTCATCTGGAAACCGGCGCGGGCGAAACACCCAAGCCCGGCGATGCACGTTTCGAAGGCCATCGCAGCCATGTCATTGCGACAGCGCAGCACGCGCTGGAAGCCGCCGCAGCACAGGCACGCGCGCTCGGTTACGAGGCGCACATCCTGTCGGACAGCATTGAAGGCGAAGCGCGCGATGTGGCCGAAGTGCACGCCGGCATCGTGCGGCAGATCGTGGCGCGCAACCAGCCGTTCACCAAGCCGTGCGTGATTCTGTCGGGTGGTGAAACCACGGTGACGGTGCGCGGTAACGGCCGCGGCGGGCGCAATGCCGAGTTCCTGCTGGCGCTGGGCGTGGCGTTGGATGGCCTGCCCGGTGTGTACGCAATTGCCTGCGATACCGATGGCATTGATGGCTCGGAAGACAACGCGGGTGCGATGTTGACGCCGGATAGTCTCGCGCGTGCTGAAGCGCTTGGGTTGAAGCCGAAGCAGTTGCTCGACAACAACGATGGGTATGGGTTTTTTGATGCGTTGGGCGATTTGATTGTGACTGGGCCTACGCGGACGAATGTGAATGATTTTCGGGCGGTTTTGATTACTGGCTGA
- the hemN gene encoding oxygen-independent coproporphyrinogen III oxidase — translation MFPFAKPADDPSAANDTAFRWSAPQVRELAELFDTHGPRYTSYPTADRFHNKFGNADYLDALHRRAAIAPALHAPLSLYMHLPFCANLCYYCGCNKVITKDRSRSARYVETLAREMAMVANQIGPLRRVTQLHWGGGTPTFLAHDEMRAVMAATRQHFDLASDGEISVELDPRHADDATLEVLAEIGFNRASLGIQDFDPDVQRAVHRIQSVEETRRVVDTARRLGFESISFDLIYGLPYQRTKTFNATLDRVLEMAPDRLSVYSYAHLPHLFKAQRRIDMLTLPTADEKLDLLAMTVERLVAEGYVYIGMDHFARPDDALAIAQREGRLQRNFQGYSTHADCDMLAFGVSAISRVGDVYAQNEKDLDAYYARIDAGELAVLRGMSLTPDDHVRRALIGELMCGFELNMRAFGARHGLDFKRSFANELQALAPLEEAGLVRVGDERIVITPQGRLLVRRIAMVFDAHLREAGTERAVEAEGKPVTFVPRYSKVV, via the coding sequence ATGTTTCCGTTCGCCAAGCCGGCCGACGATCCGTCCGCCGCAAATGACACCGCCTTCCGCTGGTCGGCGCCGCAGGTGCGCGAGCTCGCGGAGCTCTTTGATACGCACGGCCCGCGCTACACCTCGTACCCGACCGCCGACCGCTTTCACAACAAATTCGGTAACGCCGATTACCTCGACGCCTTGCACCGTCGCGCGGCGATTGCACCCGCGCTGCATGCCCCGCTGTCGCTGTACATGCACCTGCCGTTCTGCGCGAACCTTTGCTACTACTGCGGCTGCAACAAGGTCATCACAAAGGATCGCTCGCGCAGCGCACGCTACGTTGAAACCCTTGCCCGCGAGATGGCGATGGTGGCCAACCAGATTGGCCCACTGCGCCGCGTGACGCAATTGCATTGGGGCGGCGGCACGCCTACGTTCCTAGCGCACGATGAGATGCGCGCCGTGATGGCCGCCACACGGCAGCATTTCGACCTGGCCAGCGATGGCGAGATCTCCGTCGAACTCGACCCGCGCCACGCCGACGACGCCACGCTTGAAGTGCTGGCCGAGATCGGCTTCAACCGTGCGAGCCTCGGCATCCAAGACTTTGACCCCGACGTTCAGCGCGCGGTCCACCGCATCCAGAGCGTGGAAGAGACACGTCGCGTGGTCGACACGGCGCGGCGGCTGGGCTTCGAGTCGATCAGCTTCGACCTGATCTACGGCCTGCCGTATCAGCGCACCAAAACGTTCAACGCAACGCTCGACCGCGTGCTGGAGATGGCGCCTGATCGGCTTTCCGTCTACAGCTATGCGCACCTGCCGCACCTGTTCAAGGCGCAGCGCCGCATCGACATGCTTACGCTGCCCACCGCCGACGAAAAGCTCGACCTCCTGGCAATGACGGTGGAGCGCCTCGTTGCCGAGGGCTACGTCTACATCGGCATGGATCACTTCGCACGGCCTGACGATGCACTTGCCATCGCGCAGCGGGAAGGGCGGCTGCAGCGCAATTTCCAGGGCTATTCCACGCACGCCGATTGCGACATGCTGGCGTTCGGCGTGTCCGCGATTAGCCGCGTGGGCGATGTGTATGCGCAGAACGAGAAGGATCTCGACGCGTACTACGCACGCATCGATGCGGGAGAGTTGGCCGTGCTGCGCGGCATGTCGCTCACGCCGGACGATCACGTGCGCCGCGCGCTGATTGGCGAGTTGATGTGCGGGTTCGAATTGAACATGCGCGCATTCGGTGCGCGCCACGGACTGGACTTCAAGCGCAGCTTTGCGAACGAGCTGCAGGCGCTGGCGCCGCTGGAGGAAGCCGGGCTGGTGAGGGTGGGCGACGAGCGTATCGTCATCACGCCGCAAGGGCGGCTCCTGGTGCGCCGCATCGCGATGGTGTTCGATGCGCACCTGCGCGAGGCAGGCACGGAGCGCGCGGTGGAAGCCGAGGGCAAGCCCGTCACCTTCGTCCCGCGCTACTCCAAAGTGGTCTGA
- the gcvH gene encoding glycine cleavage system protein GcvH, translated as MSNVPADLKYTEHDEWIRVEADGTLTIGITDFAQDALGDIVFLELPDAGRAVAKDEAIAVVESVKAASDIYAPVSGEIIANNADAAGAPESVNAGAYEAWLFKIKPTNADDVNALMSAEQYAAKIG; from the coding sequence ATGAGCAACGTCCCCGCCGATCTGAAGTACACCGAACACGACGAGTGGATCCGCGTTGAAGCCGACGGCACGCTGACCATCGGCATCACCGACTTCGCGCAGGACGCGCTGGGCGACATCGTCTTCCTGGAACTGCCGGACGCTGGTCGCGCAGTCGCCAAGGACGAGGCGATTGCCGTGGTCGAATCGGTCAAGGCCGCCTCCGACATCTACGCCCCCGTCTCGGGCGAGATCATCGCCAACAACGCCGACGCCGCGGGTGCGCCCGAGTCGGTCAACGCCGGCGCCTACGAGGCCTGGCTGTTCAAGATCAAGCCGACCAACGCCGACGATGTGAACGCGCTGATGTCGGCCGAGCAGTACGCCGCCAAGATCGGCTAA